In the genome of Solibacillus silvestris, one region contains:
- a CDS encoding dipeptide epimerase, which produces MQIKTIELFNIELPLIEPFIVSYGTYPNMPSIIVKMTSQCGLVGWGEAVPDEHVTGETLEGTYAVLKHTLAPAMIGENPMNFEKIHAKMDALIYSAPAAKAAIDIACFDLAGKKLGVPAYQLTGGRYYEKFPITHVLSIGTPEKMANEAAERVEMGYNSFKMKVGRDVASDVARIKAVRERVGKEIAIRVDVNQGWVNSSTTMQAVRELEQLNIDWLEQPVRADDIDGMVEIKSKTSIPVMIDEGLRGVREMREIIAKRAADKVNIKLMKCGGMYPAMKLAHMAEMAGIECQIGSMVESSVGSAAGFHVAFSNKVFTSVELTGPLKFSKDIGNLQYNVPYIQLNERAGLGVDVDEAVLAELTRDHCVVQ; this is translated from the coding sequence ATGCAAATCAAAACAATTGAATTATTTAATATCGAATTACCATTAATTGAACCATTTATCGTGAGCTACGGGACATATCCGAACATGCCGTCTATTATTGTAAAGATGACATCACAATGCGGTTTAGTCGGATGGGGCGAAGCAGTGCCGGACGAACATGTGACGGGTGAAACACTGGAAGGTACTTACGCTGTATTGAAACATACATTAGCACCGGCAATGATTGGGGAAAACCCGATGAACTTTGAAAAAATCCATGCCAAAATGGACGCGCTCATCTACAGTGCACCGGCTGCGAAAGCGGCAATTGATATCGCTTGCTTTGATTTGGCGGGAAAAAAACTTGGTGTACCTGCCTATCAATTGACTGGCGGGCGTTATTATGAAAAATTCCCGATTACACATGTATTAAGCATCGGAACACCTGAAAAGATGGCAAATGAAGCGGCAGAACGTGTAGAAATGGGATACAACTCATTCAAAATGAAAGTCGGACGCGATGTAGCGAGTGATGTTGCCCGCATAAAAGCAGTGCGTGAACGTGTTGGAAAGGAAATTGCGATTCGTGTTGATGTCAACCAAGGCTGGGTAAACAGTTCAACAACGATGCAAGCAGTTCGTGAACTGGAACAATTGAATATCGACTGGCTGGAACAACCGGTACGTGCGGATGATATTGATGGCATGGTTGAAATTAAATCTAAAACATCAATTCCTGTCATGATTGATGAAGGTTTACGCGGTGTGCGTGAAATGCGCGAAATTATTGCAAAGCGCGCAGCGGACAAGGTAAATATTAAATTGATGAAATGCGGTGGAATGTATCCTGCAATGAAGCTAGCACATATGGCGGAAATGGCAGGGATTGAATGCCAAATCGGTTCAATGGTCGAGTCTTCGGTCGGTTCGGCGGCAGGTTTCCATGTTGCCTTTTCAAATAAAGTATTTACGAGTGTGGAATTAACTGGACCGTTAAAATTCTCAAAAGATATCGGAAACCTTCAATATAATGTCCCGTATATTCAGTTGAATGAACGTGCAGGTTTAGGTGTCGATGTTGACGAAGCGGTTTTAGCGGAATTAACACGTGACCATTGTGTGGTGCAGTAA